DNA from Eucalyptus grandis isolate ANBG69807.140 chromosome 5, ASM1654582v1, whole genome shotgun sequence:
ctctttcttatataattttctttattattttttcccctttcatcatcctttaataaaaaatttatcaaatagtaaactgtactaatatacctaaaatacaaaaaatacctaaactatataataaatataaatatttaatttatagattgaatgtttattataatatagaattaaagttgaatatataaattaaaataagattaattaaaagtattttttattttaatttcttaaattagaattcaaatattattgatattgaaatataatttcaattttattaatttaataagttttttatttgagaaaaataactttttattatGAGAAAttatatccacatttatcccaccTACCTaataggataattttatcttgtctaTATCCTAATTATATCCGATTTTATAGTGTCTTGAGCGAGCACCAAACGTTggataaatcatatcctatcccAAATATTATCCAACTGCCAACCGCAGCTTTAGTATCTGGTTAGTAATAAAATATCTTTAATTTTcggccaaaaaagaaacttcatCGCCACCACCGCTTCCGGAATGGGCCTGAGCCCCCCGCCGATCCGTAGAGCTCGTGGGACATGGCCGCTCAAGAGCTTCATTTCATCACAGGATTGTAATAGTCGAGGTGCTCCGCTGGCGATGCTGTATTCGaccgaaagaaaaaagagggtcTGGTTTTTATTCGACCACTGTTTCTGTAACCGAccgaaaaaaagataaagggtCTGCTCTGTAATTGCTAGGATGTCAGAACCGAACCGAAGGCACATAACTGGTTAACCGAATCGAACCTTTCGAAACCTGAAAATAACTCAATCGAAAAACCGACGTGAAGGCACATGCCTTCCGTTCGGTTAACTGAATTCAGCCATCTGTTAACCGAATCTGAATTCCGAATCTGAATTCAGCCATCCGTTAACCGAATTCAGCCATCTGAAACCAAAGAACCCAACCGAGCCGAACCGAACCCAAGTTCGGTTTTGCCTTCGGTTGGCTTAACCAAATTCAGCCATAAGAAATCTGAAAAGAACCAAACCCAAGTTCGGTTAACTGAATTGAACCATCCGAAACCTGAAAAGTAAATCTGTTTTCTTGCTGTAGAACTGAACCAAACCACTGACACCCCTGGTAATAGCGATAAAGTGTCCTGCTTCAGAAGAGCTTATCTATTACTACAGAATGTTGACACTTTGGATCCTTTCCAGAAGAGGTTTGGACGCCTATCAAGTGTTTGCTGCTAGTCATTAATGTAATAGCGATTGAGACCTTACTGACTTTGTTCTCTTCATTTTGCGGGAAACAAAAACTTCATCCGCCTGTATCGGATGATGAAGTCCGGTGGTTCGAAGAAGATTGCCAAAGATGGAAAAATCTCACTAAACTGAGTGAAGCCGGAATAAGGGCTTCCTTAGCTTATCTGTCTCAGTTCTTCACATAATAGCTTAAGAGAGTTTTTAGTTGCACAAGAAGCTTTGTTTGGCCTATTGATCTTAGCGTTACTGCAATTTTCATCTTCTATTCGCTTTTCAGCAAACAAGAAACACTATCCACCAGCATCTGACGATGAGGTCTGGAGATTGAAAAATATAGCAAAGGATGGACCATTTTACAAGCGGCTGATTGCAGAAGGAATACGTAACGTGGAACAGTTTTTACAACAACTCTACTTGGACTCCGAGAAACTGAGAAATGTGAGATTTTGCACATGGTTCTCAATTTGGATTGAACTCCCTGAACCAAGAAGATTATTATTACGTTTGTTGCAGATTCTCGGAAAGGGCATGAGAGAGGAGAAGTGGAAAGCCCTCGTAGATCATGCAAAAACTTGCACTTCAAATGGGAAACTCTTGCACGATAATGGAAATGATCGCGGTGTTATATTCAACAGCATTGGTCAAGTCAGTGGCCTAACTGCCGGCGGGGTGCATTATGCTGCTGACATAATTTCTCCCCATCAGAAGGTAACTGGGAAATTCTACCTTTTCTGGTATTTTCCATGCAATCTGCAAGGGACAACCCCTGACCTCAGATTAGCAGATAAAATTTTATCTACATTGTCAAAATAGCATGGGCATGATAGTTAATCAGATAGCTGTTTATCTACATTGTCAATATAGCGTAGGCATGATAGTTAATCAGATAGCTGTTTCTAAGAATTCGGTGCATTCAATTATGTTGAATTAGCGATTATTTTCTATTGATGATCGCAATTTCGAGTTCCTAAGGGGGTGTCTCTGATGCTAAGCTGTTTTAATCAGCTTTGCAAATGCCAGgggaaaagcaaaaacaaacgCAAATAGAGTTTCTCTGATGATAattttctactttctttttaGGTCAAAGAAAATGGGCACAAAATGGGGGCAAAGCCATGTAGAGAAAAGCTTAGAACCAAAAGAGCTCATTTACAATACAAATCATCTACAATGTCGTTTAAAGCATTTACATGCACATATAACTTTCCATTATACTGAAGTCTCAGAATAGAGTTTTCCTGGCAACATCCAGCTGACAATCTTCCATTTTAGTCTCCTAATGACACTATGTCCCGTCTCcactaaaaaaatttatcaccATTCTCTTGTCTCCATCATTCAGCCCCCTGACAATCCAAGACCTAATATTGACCTTCATATAAACAATGAAGAGTCCTTTTCACTGCTACCACTCACAACCTCCTTTTTCTGTCGGGAGTTTTATCATTATTGGTGGAACACTGAAGGCATTTCGATTCGTTGATTTTTTTCAAGGACTTAAAATGCTCAGGGCCATCATTTCCTTTCTCAAGCTCCTTGAAAAGACTCATGGCTGTATCTTGGAACACTCGGAAGGAGACTCCAGGGACCTGGCCAACAGCCTTGATACTGTTGAGTACCCAAAAGGAGACATCCTCCTCACTGTTTACCTCAAAACGATTCAACGATGGAACTGATAAAAAGAGAATCTTGCCTCATCAACCCCCATCAGCACCAAGACCAGTGAATCTCCATCCACATCCAATTCAAACTCCTCCAAAGGCTGCCCTCTTCTTTTACTCTCACCCCTGGAGAAGACATCACCAGAAGCACCCTCCGTGAGACCACAACCACCGTCCGCAACATGAGGAGTGCAGTCAGCAGCTTAGGAGCACTGTATGCTCATACAGAGTTCTAAGTTTTTGACTCATTCACCGTGTTATGGTACTTTCAAGTCGAGATGCTTTTGGTTGCTTTCATCAAATTCTGTGAACTCAATGTCCATGATTTTCCTTATTGGTATTTTGACCACCAACTTTGCATCTTCCTACCTTGTTTGATCTGTctgagaaaaaaagggaacatATTAGACACATCTTCTTAGTGCCTTTGATATCCATACAAGTCCAGCCTGAATTATTTGAGTCACCTAGGGTGTAAGATAACCCTGATAAAGTGACTGGTTGTGGAAGTAGTAACTTTCAAGTCTTCCAGGTCTGTGCAGATAAATTGGTGAAAAAGGCCTATGAGAATTGGAATGATGTCACATCAAACGAAGCTGAGGCTTCTTCAAGTTCCAtgttggagaagatctcgtgttCTTTTCCGTGTGAAGTTCTAGGAGATCAACAATGCTTCCATCCAGCTGACAACAATACGCCTCCACCGAGACGGGGCGGTCATGTTAGTTTGAAAGTACCTCCTAGAACTTCAGCATCCACAGTGGAAGGTATGTGCTCTAGTTGGCtgcgaggaaaagaaaaagttgcctATAATTAAACACTAGCTGAGATGTAGccacttttttttgtgattttagaTCATCAAAGTGATATGTTGCAACTAAAACCTTTCACAGTAGCGTACATCTTTGGGAGGGAAATATACTGGCTTCCAATGATATGGGTTTGGAGGTGTTTAAGATCAACTGTTCCATAAGTAGCATGAAGTATGTGATTGCAATGTTGTCTATTGGGAGGGAGGAGCACTGTTGTCTATTCTCGTTTCTCATGAAGTATGTGATTGCAATGCCCTAATTATTGGTTCTTCAGATGGGTTTTGGGACCAAAAGCTATTTAGCTTAACTGTCTGTATAAATCACAACATTAGGAACTTATGGACTCCATGTTGATCCCACACCTAGGAGACTTGCCTTTCCTGGCTTGCCACATTTCTACTATGGGCTTCATCAATCGgatactaatttatttttaatctctCTCCAGGAAACCGGGGCATTAATGCTGCGCAATTGCTAATACAATCACAAAGTCTCAATCCCCAAAATGCCACGTTGAACCAAATGGAGCCTTCAGCAGATACAAATGTGCAGCCATTAGGACAACCGTACGGGTCAACATCAGGCTTCCCAACTTTAAGTACGTTGAAATTTCTCCGTCCAATGTCAATCTCTTCGTGGCATAATATTGTTTATCCTGTCTTGTGGAAAAATTGAGAACAAAGATTGGGACTTCCACCCTAACAATATGCAGAATGAATTTTCTCTCTGGTGATATATGTGGTGTGAATATAACTTGCTGGGACAAAAGTAGATTGTTATCACCTCTTCGCGTTGGCCTAGGACAGATTCATGCTTGTTTAATGAAGAGTAGGAATTGCATCAGCTCAATTCTTCTCCTTAAGGAAAGCAgttttgccctttttctttcttttttctgcgaAGAAATGCACGAAGAGCAACCATAGAGAGTGCGCCAAAAAAGCACTCAACACCTGATCACACTAGGAACTCATTTGATGAGTTTAAAAACACTTAACACTCAACTCGAACGATGGTACACCCTTAGTGAGTATTACAAGAATcccgatgatgatgatatggctTCGGAGGTGATTGAAATCAACGATTCCATTAGTGTCATGGAGTCAAACAAGAATATGGCGAAATATTTTACAAGGGAGGAGCATCAGTGACTATTATCATTACTCATGAAGCACACAATCGCAATGTCCTGATTATTTGGCATTCTTGAGGTGTATTTCAGGGCCTCAATCGATTTAATCGAAATCAACGGATGATGCATCTTCGAGAAGGGAATGTAGTCGTAATGTCATAATTATTGGTTCTTCATATGTATTTCAGGAcctatttttgaattctttaatAGCTCAGATCGTCTATATGCATCAAAATGCTGACCGTTTAActatctctccctcccctctttctctccaCAGGAAACAGTGGTAGTACTTCTGCTCGATTGCCAATGCAACCACAAAGTCTCAATTCCCAACATGCCACGCGGAACCCGATTATTGGTGGTTTGAACCAAATGGAGCCTTCAGCGTATACATACGGAAGTTTCCCAGGTTTCAATAAGTTGAATTTCCACCCCCAATGTTGATTTCTTTGCGGCATGGTATTGTTTTATCCAGTCTTGTGGAAATTGGGACTTCTATATGAAAATATGCAGAATCGGTATTCGCCATGGTGATGAATGGGTGAGAGTATGACTTGCTGGCACGAAAACAGAGAACACTATCACCTCTAAGGCTTTGTTACCACGTCATAGAAGTAGAAAATACCgagaatttttttctattacttTAATAGCTCATATCCTTGTCTATATGCAAAAAAATTCTGATAgttcaaactctctctctatccAGGAAACAGTGGTATTACTTCTGCTGGATTGCCAATTCAATTACAGAGTCTCAATTCCCAAAATGCCATGTGGAACCAAATTACTTCCGGTTCGAACCAAAAGGAGCCTTCAGCAAATACAAATGTACAGCCATACGGACAACTCTACGGGCCATCATCAAGCTTCCTAGCTTCCAGTAAGTTAAATTTTCTCCCTGTAATGTAGTCGATTGTGTTGTGTTATGGTATTATCTATACTGTCCtgtgaaaaaaattgagaagaaagttTGGCACTTCTATACTGGAAATAGGCAGAATTATTATTGGCTGCGATAATGAATGTGGTGAGAGCATCATTTGCTGGAGTGAAAGGAGAACGTTATCAACTCTATGGCTTTGGTTTCTGCCGCAGTTCTGTTTCAGTGGACAGATTCGTGCTTGTGTATGGAAGAGTAGGAATTGCATTAGCTCATTTCTTCTCCTTATGGAAAGcagttttgtcctttttctttcctttttctgccAAGAAATGCACAAAGAGCAACCATAGAGAGAGTGCCAAAAAAAACTCAACACCGGACCACATTAGGAAACCCTTTAATGAGTTTAAAAGAGGGATATTTTTGTGATATCTGCTATTATCAATCCCATTTGGGAACTAAACAAGTAAATGTGAAGCTGGCTCATTTGAAGGCTAAATCATTTGGCATCTCAAGTATGATCCTCGACTCAATTTTTCCACACTGGTAAGCTCCttttaggggtttgattggGTCTAGTCAACTTAGCAAATGTTGTAACTGCATACAAAGAGAGTTATATAGGTGTTTTCTAAGATATTACTTCTGATTATTTCTCTGTAGCAGTTGAATTATCTCACTTTTCTGATGGTAAGGACTGATCAAAGTGTAATTTCCATGGCCAATGCATACTCATCTCGGAAAACCAGTAGTGGACATAGTGATGGCCTCATTAGTAGTGTAACATTCATTGAATATTCATCTATGGTTCATGAGAAATTAGCAATCATGGTGTGTGAAGTGTGGTCTCATTCTAATATTATCTGTATTGCTCGTCAGATAATGAAGACTACGAGTATGTTTGTGAACAGTTCTTTGAGGGCCCGAATCTTGCGGCTGCTGATCAAGCACTACTTGCTCCCGGACAACCTTTTGGGATTTGACATTCAGCGCATTGGCCATGGAGACTTCCTATTTACCTCAATTGTTTAAATTGAGTCAtatttattatgagtttttaaaTTGAAGTATGAACACTATGCTTGTTGGTGTAATGCACACATCCATGTACAACTGGTTCTATGTCTGTTTGTCATTTTAGTTCTACGATGCCATGGGCTAAGAAAGGGATTGAATTTGCGGACCAAACTGGCTGTCACTGGTTTTTACTAGATTACTATCCTTATAGATGGAGCGGTTTCCATGCATCTGTTGAAAGTAACAACATTTCAAACGTCGATATGGTTTTCGAGAGACTCTTAGAGCCATTAGGCTAGAGGAAAGTTAGTGAAGGGAGCTGCTAAATTATGGTAAACGTCTTTCGACATTGTTGCTGGAGCTGTAGCACTTActatagaaaaaagaaagaaacaaaagtcaATCCCGGTTACAGTGTATTTTATTTAGTCTGGAGATACCGTAGAGTTGTCTCTAGAAAATTTTGCGAACTAGGCAAATTGAATACTATTATGAGAATTTAGAATAAGATGGTTGGCAATGCCCCATTAGCATAACAAAATTACGGTTCATGGACGTGGATTCATGATTAAGGCTTCGTTTGTTTCGTCAACCAAATTTTCCACTGTTTGGCTCAAAGAGAATGAatggatcaagaaaaataatttccgtcAACTGGGAAAAATCCTTCAAAATATCAGAAAATGgatggaaatcattttctttttcctcgcGTTCTGAGACAAAGGCTCCTCCCTCTTCTCTGCCTTCTCGCTCATCTCTCTCCGCCTCGAGAGCTCCTCCTCCTTGTCGGTCCGGGCGCCTCTTCAGTGATCTCCTCAGCTCAAGAGGAGTCCGTGTGGACGAGGCGTAGCCCCGGCTCAGCAGCGAGGGCAGAGTCGACGGCGCAGTCGGCAGAGGACGAGTTGGTAGGGGCGGAGGCGGCGTGGGGGAGGAAGGCGAGGGAGTGGAGGAGGAGTCCATGGTGTGATGGCTGAGGGGGACATGCTCAATCGAGGCAACATTGGCAAGGGAGGATTGCTCGAGAGAGCAGTCTTCGATGCTCTTGGGGGTGACGACGAGGGGTCGGGCTGGTGATGCACCACTTGATTACGCCAGATTTCTTTAACATCATTTCAATacatttctctttattttcgaaaaaatgttttgcaagcaactgaaattgattttaatttagttccctaacatatgaggtgatcatgtgagTGCGCAaactaccaatttaacacctaaacaaagcaataaacaaattatgagacttacctcatagcaatgaaagcatctgcaatattAGATCAGAATTTatatcaacaatcctagatataaATTCTGATTAACACGTAATCACTTAatatttgttttcatttgtttaatgagaatcatgttttatgcaatacatgctactaatctaacatgaagtGACATGACAtagcaatatgacctaaactacatgacataatcatagttttttttttaatgttttcttaataagtatgcaatctatcctagagaaagaaattaatttattataagacaatgttttttttgtattttacgtgaaattcgaaatttaaaaaaaaaaaaaaaaacaaaaaatgtctatctagattaagatatcatccaacttatattatGAATTAGATTAgaccaaatcctaatttaaactagaatgttatcTTAACTTGGTAATCcctaatctaaaatgcaatctatctaggaaaaattatctaaacttaTTATTAATTAGAAAGATTATATAGAgttaaattaaacatgcaatcttatcctaatatgcaatgactagataacgtgcaaagaatgctctaattctagccttttcttttctataaaattcgaaattaaaattgtccaataattaaacgtgcaatctaaattaattgaaagaaaatctaacatcataaattaatgtttttggtatttttattcaacaaatttgaaatgaataaatttcCTAATCTTAAA
Protein-coding regions in this window:
- the LOC104447310 gene encoding calmodulin-binding protein 60 D-like encodes the protein MSSTKAKTIMSTQKRALPSTSSGQESLLKRPRIARMNQTWRWSGRNLVPRSWLTEDDVRRVVREELERAKSDLAEYCRSPQDSHCSRECCSKSGKINKVDRIYTLSETYPFCLTYFEVSNLGNSAVGVIGQTKAVELANIQSPHLARAIGKSTAKNNVRNLQLQLQNKLSLPLFTGKKLEGEGGARISVALIDADTRDVVTSGPEASIKLGVVVLEGDFNRDDEENWAPEEFDSYVVKEREGKRPLLTGNLQVKLKAGVGELGDMIFTDNSSWNRSKKFRIGLKVASSYGKNTRIREAKTDAFSVKDHRGEANKKHYPPASDDEVWRLKNIAKDGPFYKRLIAEGIRNVEQFLQQLYLDSEKLRNILGKGMREEKWKALVDHAKTCTSNGKLLHDNGNDRGVIFNSIGQVSGLTAGGVHYAADIISPHQKVCADKLVKKAYENWNDVTSNEAEASSSSMLEKISCSFPCEVLGDQQCFHPADNNTPPPRRGGHVSLKVPPRTSASTVEDGFWDQMEPSADTNVQPLGQPYGSTSGFPTLRNSGSTSARLPMQPQSLNSQHATRNPIIGGLNQMEPSAYTYGSFPGNSGITSAGLPIQLQSLNSQNAMWNQITSGSNQKEPSANTNVQPYGQLYGPSSSFLASNNEDYEYVCEQFFEGPNLAAADQALLAPGQPFGI